The Brevundimonas vesicularis genome includes the window CGGCGGCGAAACACGGCAAGTCGGTCTGGGTGCTGGACCGGCCCAATCCGGCGGGACGGCCGGTCGAGGGGATGACGCTGAAGCCCGGCTGGGAAAGCTTCGTCGGGGCCGGGCCGATGCCGATGCGGCACGGGATGACGATGGGCGAATTGGGCCTGTGGTTCATCGACCAGTTCAAGCTGGATGTGGATTATCGGGTGGTGGAGATGCAGGGCTGGGCGCCCGAGGCGGGGCCGGGCTTCGGCTGGCCGCTGCTGGACCGGTCATGGGTCAATCCCAGCCCGAATGCGCCGAACCTGTCGATGGCGCGCGCCTATGCGGGCACGGTGATGCTGGAAGGCGCGACCCTGTCGGAAGGGCGGGGGACGACACGGCCGCTGGAGCTGTTCGGGGCGCCGGATATCGACGCGCGGGCGGTGATCGCGGAGATGCAGGCGCTGGCGCCGCAATGGTTGGGCGGCTGCGTCTTGCGCGACATGTGGTTCGAGCCGACCTTCCACAAGCACGTCGGAAAGCTGTGCAGCGGGGTGCAGATCCACGTCGATCACCCCGGCTACGACCATGCTTCCTTCAGGCCGTGGCGGGTTCAGGCCCTGGGCTTCAAGGCGATCCGGCGGCTGTATCCCGACTACGACCTGTGGCGGGATTTTCCGTACGAATATGCGTTCGGCAAACTGCCCATCGACGTGATCAACGGGGGGCCGGGCCTGCGGGAATGGGTGGACGACGCAGGCGCGACGCCGGGTGAACTGGATGCCGCGACGCAGCCGGACGAGGCGGCGTGGGAGGAGGCCCGGAGACCGTTCCTGCGGTATTGAAACCCGCCTAAACTTCGCCATGAAGGCGGCATCGCCTCGCGGCTCGATCGTGGAGGGGCGTCATGATTGGATTGATCCTTGCGGCCGCGCTGTTGTCGCAGCAGCCAGCCGGCCTGAGTGCCGAGGCGAGAGCGCTTGTTGTGTCGGTCGCTGAGGCGATCGCAGCCGAAAAGGCGCGGCAGGCCGCCTTGCCGCCACCAACGACAGATCGCGAGCGACTCGAACGCATGGGCGCGCTGGATCAGGTCGGCAGGCGCGCGTTTACGGTGCTGGATTTCAGCGCCCTGCCTGCCGACGAGCGACAAACCGCCGAGACCTTGGCGTGGGCGGACATCAACGCGGTGGACAAGGCCTTGCTGGACGAGCTTTTGACAATGGTTCCGGCGGAAGGATGGTTCAAAAAGTCAGTCTATGGCGAGCGTGCAGCCGGCGCCGCCTTCCTGATCATTCAGCATTCCGATTTAGAAAAGTGGCGACGGTTCGTTCCTGTTCTGGAGGCGCTGGTCGCGCAGGGCGAAGTCGAGGGTCAGAGCTATGGTCTGATGTACGACAGGCTGGCGATAAACGAGGGCCGCCCGCAGCGTTACGGTACGCAGATGACCTGCAAGAATGGGCGCTGGGTAGTCGACACGCTGGAGGATCCCGAGCGCGTCGAACAATGGCGTCGTGAGATGAAATTCCCTTGGACGCTGGCGGGATACGAGGCGCGGTTCCGAGACTATCCGCCTTGCACCCAGCAATCGCAGCCATAACCAAAATCTATTGCGCATCTGCAAATAAGTGATTGGGCTTATTTGGTGCGGTGCGGTAGGGAGAGCGCCTCCCAACCACCTTGCATTGGATTTTGCGCATGGCCCTCATCAACACGACCATCAAACCCTTTACGGCCGAAGCCTATAAGGGCGGCAAATTCCTGACGGTCACGGACGCCGACGTCGCGGGCAAGTGGGCGATCTTCTTCTTCTATCCGGCTGACTTCACCTTCGTGTGCCCGACCGAACTGGAAGACCTGGCCGATCACTATGCCGAGTTCCAGAAGCTGGGCGTCGAGATCTATTCGGTGTCGACCGACACCCACTTCTCGCACAAGGCCTGGCACGACTCGTCGCCGGCGATCGGCAAGATCGAATACACGATGCTGGGCGACCCGTCGGGCCTGGTGACCAACAACTTCGACGCCATGCGTCCGGGCGTGGGCCTGGCCGACCGCGCGACCTTCCTGGTCGATCCGGACGGCGTGATCCAGTTCACCGAGACGACGTCGGAAGGCATCGGCCGCAACGCCGCTGAACTGCTGCGCAAGGTCAAGGCCGCCCAGTATGTGCGCTCGCACCCGGGTGAAGTCTGCCCGGCCAAGTGGGAAGAAGGCGAAGCCACCCTGGCCCCGTCGCTCGACCTCGTCGGCAAGATCTAAGACTGACTACGCCTATCGGGTCCGGCCTTCGGGTCGGACCCACCCGGCCGCCTCCCAAATGCGGGACGCGGACCTTATCCCGCAGGCCTCGCCGGGATCGGCTCGAAGGCGGCGCGTTACCCTGAAATTCGAGGAGCATCCGATGCTAGACGCCAATCTGAAATCCCAGCTCGAAGCCTACCTCAAGAACATCGTCCATCCCGTCGAACTGGTCGCCTCGCTGGGCGCGGGGCCCAAGTCGATTGAGCTGAAGACCCTGCTGGAGGAGATCGTCTCGGTCTCGCACGGCAAGGTGGAGATGGGCCGCGACTATGACGACGAGCGCCAGCCCAGCTTCTTGATCCGCAGGAAGGGTACGGATATCGGCGTTCGGTTCGCGGGCATCCCGCTGGGTCACGAGTTCACCTCGCTGGTGCTGGCCCTGCTGCACGTCGGCGGCCATCCGTCCAAGGCGGCGCAGGAGGTGATCCAGCAGGTCAGGGACCTGGACGGCGACTATGTGTTCGAGACCTATTTCTCGCTGTCGTGTCAGAACTGCCCGGACGTGGTGCAGGCGCTGAACCTGATGAGCGTGATCAATCCGCGCATCAAACACGTCGCCATCGAGGGCGGCCTGTTCAAGGACGAGGTCGAGCAACGCAAGATCATGGCCGTGCCGACGGTCTTCCTGAACGGCGAACTGTTCGGTCAGGGCCGGATGGAGCTGGAGCAGATCGTCGCCAAGCTGGATTCCGGCGCCGAAGCCCGCGCGGCCGAGCGTCTGAAGTCGAAGGATCCGTTCGAGGTTCTGGTGGTCGGCGGCGGGCCGGCCGGGGCGGCGGCCGCCATCTATACGGCGCGCAAGGGCATTCGCACGGGCGTCGTCGCCGAACGCTTCGGCGGACAGGTGCTGGATACGATGGCGATCGAGAACTTCGTCTCGGTGCCCTACACCGAGGGGCCCAAGCTGGCGGCCCATCTGGAGCAACACGTCCGCGAGTACGAAGTGGACCTGATGAACCTGCAGAAGGCGGCCAAGCTGATCCCGGCCAAGGTTCCAGGCGGCCTGCACGAGGTGGTGCTGGAGAACGGCGCATCGCTGAAATCGCGGACCATCATCCTGTCGACCGGCGCGCGCTGGCGCCAGATGAACGTGCCGGGCGAGGAGCAGTACAAGAACAAGGGCGTGGCCTATTGCCCGCACTGCGACGGGCCACTGTTCAAGGGCAAGCGGGTGGCGGTGATCGGCGGCGGTAACTCCGGCGTCGAGGCGGCCATCGACCTGGCGGGCATCGTGGCCCATGTGACCCTGATCGAATACGACAGCGAGCTGCGGGCCGATGCGGTGCTGCAGCGCAAGCTGGCGACCCTGCCGAACGTGCGGATCGTGACCTCGGCCCTGACGACCCAGGTGCATGGCGACGGCGAGAAGGTGACGGGTCTGTCCTACAAGGACCGCAACTCCGACGCCCATCACGACGTCGATCTGGAAGGCATCTTCGTGCAGATCGGGCTGGTCCCGAACACCGAGTGGCTGCACGGCGCGGTGGGCCTGACCCCGCGCGGCGAGATCGAGGTGGATCACCGCGGCGAGACCTCGCAGCCGGGCATCTTTGCGGCGGGCGACGCGACGACCGTGCCCTACAAGCAGATCGTCATCGCCATGGGCGAGGGGTCAAAGGCGGGTCTGTCGGCCTTCGACTACATGATCCGCACCGAACCCGCGAAAGAGGCGGTGGTCGAACCGGCGTGATCGCCTAACGGTGAGGGCAGCCGGGCCAGCAGCAGGGGCGGCGCTTGCCGTCGGTCAAGCTCGCCCGGCCCCAATCCAGCCGTTTGCGCCGGGTGTCCGCCTTCTTGGCGGACTCGATCCAGCAGATCCATTCGTTGCGGGCCAGGGGCGTGATGTCGCGCCAGGTCGCCAGGGCGTCGGGCGCGGCGACCAAAATCTCGCGCAGGTCGTCCGGCAGTTCGTGAACCACGCCGCCCGGGATGTCGGTCGCATCGGCCATGCCCATTTGTCGCAGCGACAAGCCTTGTCGGCAACGGCGCTTTAGAAGCGTCGTGCGAGACCGACGCCGAACTCCACATCCGGGCTGTCGTCGTTCAGGCCGAAGTTGAGGCCGAAATCCAGCTGGGCGTCGGGCAGGGCCGGGGGCGACCAGACGGCGGTCAGGTCGAAGGTGGATGGCGTGGTCGGGGCGACGGGATCATCGTCGCGGCTGATCCAGACCTCGGCGCCCAAGTCCCATTGGCCGAAGCCGCGTCCGACGCCGGCGACCATCGTATAGGCGCCGTGGCGGCCGTCGCCGTCCGCATCCGAGACCCAGCCGATCTCGGGCGACAGGCTCAGGGTCCAGTCGTCGTTCAGCGGGATGGAGACCGGCAAGATGACGCCGCCCTCAAAACCGTCGGCGCGAATATCGCGCGCACCCGTCGGCGCAGTGATGAAGCCGGAAATCGCAACGGACAGGCCCGAACCGTCAGGGTTATTCAGCGAGTGGCGCAGGCCGATACTGAGATCGCCGACGCCCTTAGCCGTCTCACGGTCGCCGGTCGCGCGGTCGAGGATCCGTTCGCGGTTCCAGGTCGCGAGCCCGAGCTGAAGCTCGGTCAGGCCGGTCAGGCCATAGCGCACGAACAGGTCGCCGGCGTCCCAAGTGTCGGTCCGTGTCGTGCCGTCCGTCTGACGCGCGCCGTCGAACAGGCCGAGTTCGACCTGCCAGCGGCCCTTGTCGAGGATGCAGGTCGGCGTGCCCTTGCCGGGGCGATCGGCGCAGAATTCGCGCTCTGGCGCGGACTGAGCCGCCACCGCCGTGGGCGAGGCCAGGCAGGCGATCAAGGCGATCAGAAGAGGCTGGCGCATGGCGGATCTCGCAGCGATGTCTCGCCCGATCATGCCGCCCGCGCCTTAATCAGCCGTGACGCCGAGCAGAATAACAAGCCGGATGTCAGGCCGGCTTTTCTTCCAGACGCTTGTCCAGATAGGCGCCGACGCGGGTTTCGACCGCGCTCATGTGGTCCTGCCAGAAGTGGCTGGCGCCCTCTTCCAGTTCGTAGTCGATGATGATGCCCTTTTGGGTGCGCAGCTTGTTGACCACGCGCTCGACCTCGACCGGCGGTACGATGGTGTCGGCCGTGCCGTGCAGGAACAGGCCGGACGCCGGGCAGGGCGCCAGGAAGCTGAAGTCATACATGTTCGACGGCGGCGAGACCGAGATGAAGCCGTCCGTCTCGGGGCGACGCATCAGAAGCTGCATGCCGATGTAGGCGCCGAACTGATAGCCAGCGACCCAGGTCTGGCTGGCGCCGGGATTATTGGCCTGGAGCCAGTCGAGGGCGGTGGCCGCGTCGGCCAGCTCGCCGATGCCCGAATCGAACTCGCCCTGCGACTTGCCGACGCCGCGCGAGTTGTAGCGCAGGGTCGCAAAGCCGCGCTGCTGGAACAGCTGATGCAGGGTGACCGCGACCGGGTTGTTCATATGCCCGCCCGCCTTGGGGTGCGGGTGCAGGATCAGCGCGATCGGGGCGTTCGGGCGCTTGCCCGGGGAATAGCGGCCTTCGATGCGACCGGAGGCGCCGGGCAGGATGACTTCAGGCATAGGGGCTCTGGAATCCGTTCAACTGTCATTTCGCGAGTGCGTAATACTTGACCGCAGAGGTGGGACTTTCTAAGTCCCTCCGCAAGCGCGCCGCCTTTGCGAAGGCGCGGGTTCTAGCACAGGAGCCCCGAAAAGCGCGCAATATTTGAAGGTGCGAAATGCGTCTGTCGACCA containing:
- a CDS encoding DUF6624 domain-containing protein; the protein is MIGLILAAALLSQQPAGLSAEARALVVSVAEAIAAEKARQAALPPPTTDRERLERMGALDQVGRRAFTVLDFSALPADERQTAETLAWADINAVDKALLDELLTMVPAEGWFKKSVYGERAAGAAFLIIQHSDLEKWRRFVPVLEALVAQGEVEGQSYGLMYDRLAINEGRPQRYGTQMTCKNGRWVVDTLEDPERVEQWRREMKFPWTLAGYEARFRDYPPCTQQSQP
- a CDS encoding alpha/beta hydrolase; amino-acid sequence: MPEVILPGASGRIEGRYSPGKRPNAPIALILHPHPKAGGHMNNPVAVTLHQLFQQRGFATLRYNSRGVGKSQGEFDSGIGELADAATALDWLQANNPGASQTWVAGYQFGAYIGMQLLMRRPETDGFISVSPPSNMYDFSFLAPCPASGLFLHGTADTIVPPVEVERVVNKLRTQKGIIIDYELEEGASHFWQDHMSAVETRVGAYLDKRLEEKPA
- the ahpC gene encoding alkyl hydroperoxide reductase subunit C; this encodes MALINTTIKPFTAEAYKGGKFLTVTDADVAGKWAIFFFYPADFTFVCPTELEDLADHYAEFQKLGVEIYSVSTDTHFSHKAWHDSSPAIGKIEYTMLGDPSGLVTNNFDAMRPGVGLADRATFLVDPDGVIQFTETTSEGIGRNAAELLRKVKAAQYVRSHPGEVCPAKWEEGEATLAPSLDLVGKI
- a CDS encoding transporter, with the translated sequence MRQPLLIALIACLASPTAVAAQSAPEREFCADRPGKGTPTCILDKGRWQVELGLFDGARQTDGTTRTDTWDAGDLFVRYGLTGLTELQLGLATWNRERILDRATGDRETAKGVGDLSIGLRHSLNNPDGSGLSVAISGFITAPTGARDIRADGFEGGVILPVSIPLNDDWTLSLSPEIGWVSDADGDGRHGAYTMVAGVGRGFGQWDLGAEVWISRDDDPVAPTTPSTFDLTAVWSPPALPDAQLDFGLNFGLNDDSPDVEFGVGLARRF
- a CDS encoding DUF1343 domain-containing protein; its protein translation is MNFGLDRLLSDDALRAQLKGRRVALLAHPASVTKDLTHAVDALAACPEIRLTAAFGPQHGMKGDLQDNMMESPDYRDPVHGLPVFSLYGEVRRPRDEWMAEFDVLLVDLQDLGCRIYTYVTTLLYVLEAAAKHGKSVWVLDRPNPAGRPVEGMTLKPGWESFVGAGPMPMRHGMTMGELGLWFIDQFKLDVDYRVVEMQGWAPEAGPGFGWPLLDRSWVNPSPNAPNLSMARAYAGTVMLEGATLSEGRGTTRPLELFGAPDIDARAVIAEMQALAPQWLGGCVLRDMWFEPTFHKHVGKLCSGVQIHVDHPGYDHASFRPWRVQALGFKAIRRLYPDYDLWRDFPYEYAFGKLPIDVINGGPGLREWVDDAGATPGELDAATQPDEAAWEEARRPFLRY
- the ahpF gene encoding alkyl hydroperoxide reductase subunit F, whose protein sequence is MLDANLKSQLEAYLKNIVHPVELVASLGAGPKSIELKTLLEEIVSVSHGKVEMGRDYDDERQPSFLIRRKGTDIGVRFAGIPLGHEFTSLVLALLHVGGHPSKAAQEVIQQVRDLDGDYVFETYFSLSCQNCPDVVQALNLMSVINPRIKHVAIEGGLFKDEVEQRKIMAVPTVFLNGELFGQGRMELEQIVAKLDSGAEARAAERLKSKDPFEVLVVGGGPAGAAAAIYTARKGIRTGVVAERFGGQVLDTMAIENFVSVPYTEGPKLAAHLEQHVREYEVDLMNLQKAAKLIPAKVPGGLHEVVLENGASLKSRTIILSTGARWRQMNVPGEEQYKNKGVAYCPHCDGPLFKGKRVAVIGGGNSGVEAAIDLAGIVAHVTLIEYDSELRADAVLQRKLATLPNVRIVTSALTTQVHGDGEKVTGLSYKDRNSDAHHDVDLEGIFVQIGLVPNTEWLHGAVGLTPRGEIEVDHRGETSQPGIFAAGDATTVPYKQIVIAMGEGSKAGLSAFDYMIRTEPAKEAVVEPA
- a CDS encoding YdeI/OmpD-associated family protein, with amino-acid sequence MSLRQMGMADATDIPGGVVHELPDDLREILVAAPDALATWRDITPLARNEWICWIESAKKADTRRKRLDWGRASLTDGKRRPCCWPGCPHR